In a genomic window of Xenopus laevis strain J_2021 chromosome 5S, Xenopus_laevis_v10.1, whole genome shotgun sequence:
- the zfp1.S gene encoding oocyte zinc finger protein XlCOF7.1-like isoform X3 — protein sequence MDQMGISQEPTEPVMGNQDPDQLHETILTLTLEIIYLLTGESCTDCMLGGACRHHVTSPTVAPPPGSVIQKENAKKILELMSNIIQLLTGEVAIRCEDVSLYFSLEEWQYLKGNKSRYREVIRGSVQQTDCSEEDQRDVPADGESLLYCDSKSSKIVAEEPFLLQRQALPNMPPATPPQRPPNCIPHGIKEKLASWEGEEGSHPWTVQGTDISTDPNNTFLFHEMKEEEEEEDSWEEGKDSEYSIVTVTEPMEETLDMDFDPNKSFSSVTISELETTTHIGDESQKVHMIGHKDLVRHHRTQTGQNLFACSVCGKCFTQREKLIEHFRNHTGEKPFACDECGKRFTHRAKLMGHQRTHKGEKPFTCSQCKKSFARQNELKRHFRIHTGEKPFSCSECGKCFKQRSHLEVHYRIHTGEKPISCSECGQCFARHTELNRHLITHTGYKPFSCSICGKCFGLRSGLTRHFRIHTGENQKSCSVCNCPNSGPALIS from the exons GGACCAAATGGGAATCTCCCAGGAACCCACTGAGCCAGTGATGGGGAACCAGGATCCAGATCAGCTGCATGAGACAATCCTGACTCTCACACTGGAGATTATCTacctgctgactggagag AGCTGCACTGACTGTATGTTGGGAGGAGCCTGCAGGCACCATGTGACCAGCCCAACGGTGGCCCCTccccctggctccgtcatacagaaggaaaatgccaagaagatcctggaactgatgtccaacatcatccagctgctgactggagag GTTGCCATAAGGTGTGAGGACGTCTCCCTCTATTTCTCCTTGGAGGAGTggcagtatttaaaggggaacaagagCCGTTACAGGGAAGTGATAAGAGGAAGTGTGCAGCAGACAG ATTGCTCAGAGGAAGACCAGAGAGATGTTCCAGCTGATGGAGAATCTCTATTATACTGTGACAGTAAATCCAGCAAGATTGTGGCTGAAGAACCATTTCTTCTGCAAAGACAAGCTCTCCCAAACATGCCTCCAGCCACTCCCCCACAGAGACCACCCAACTGTATCCCTCATGGGATTAAGGAGAAACTGGCTTCATGGGAAGGAGAAGAAGGTTCCCATCCATGGACAGTACAAGGCACAGACATATCTACTGACCCAAATAACACTTTCCTTTTCCATGAAatgaaagaggaggaggaggaggaggattcaTGGGAAGAAGGGAAAGATTCCGAGTACAGCATAGTTACAGTCACGGAGCCGATGGAGGAAACGCTTGATATGGACTTTGACCCAAATAAGTCTTTCTCTTCAGTGACTATTTCTGAACTGGAAACCACTACACACATTGGAGATGAAAGCCAGAAGGTCCATATGATTGGTCACAAAGATCTTGTGAGGCACCACAGAACCCAGACGGGGCAGAACCTGTTTGCTTGTTCCgtatgtgggaaatgtttcacaCAACGTGAAAAACTCATTGAGCATTTTAGGaatcacacgggggagaaaccgtTCGCTTGTGACGAGTGTGGCAAACGATTCACTCATCGTGCAAAACTGATGGGCCATCAAAGGACTCACaagggggagaaaccattcacctgctcACAATGTAAGAAATCCTTTGCCCGGCAGAACGAACTCAAGAGACACTTTAGGatccacacgggggagaaaccgtTCTCTTGCTCTGAATGTGGCAAGTGCTTTAAGCAGCGCTCGCACCTTGAGGTTCACTACAGGAtccacacgggagagaaacccatctcttgttctgaatgtggccAGTGCTTCGCCCGGCACACTGAACTCAACCGACACCTTATAACTCACACCGGCTATAAACCCTTCTCTTGTTCCATATGTGGCAAATGCTTTGGGCTTCGGAGCGGCCTCACAAGACACTTCAGAATTCACACTGGGGAGAATCAGAAATCTTGCTCAGTCTGTAACTGTCCAAACTCTGGGCCGGCTCTTATTAGCTGA
- the zfp1.S gene encoding oocyte zinc finger protein XlCOF7.1-like isoform X4, with product MDQMGISQEPTEPVMGNQDPDQLHETILTLTLEIIYLLTGEVAIRCEDVSLYFSLEEWQYLKGNKSRYREVIRGSVQQTDCSEEDQRDVPADGESLLYCDSKSSKIVAEEPFLLQRQALPNMPPATPPQRPPNCIPHGIKEKLASWEGEEGSHPWTVQGTDISTDPNNTFLFHEMKEEEEEEDSWEEGKDSEYSIVTVTEPMEETLDMDFDPNKSFSSVTISELETTTHIGDESQKVHMIGHKDLVRHHRTQTGQNLFACSVCGKCFTQREKLIEHFRNHTGEKPFACDECGKRFTHRAKLMGHQRTHKGEKPFTCSQCKKSFARQNELKRHFRIHTGEKPFSCSECGKCFKQRSHLEVHYRIHTGEKPISCSECGQCFARHTELNRHLITHTGYKPFSCSICGKCFGLRSGLTRHFRIHTGENQKSCSVCNCPNSGPALIS from the exons GGACCAAATGGGAATCTCCCAGGAACCCACTGAGCCAGTGATGGGGAACCAGGATCCAGATCAGCTGCATGAGACAATCCTGACTCTCACACTGGAGATTATCTacctgctgactggagag GTTGCCATAAGGTGTGAGGACGTCTCCCTCTATTTCTCCTTGGAGGAGTggcagtatttaaaggggaacaagagCCGTTACAGGGAAGTGATAAGAGGAAGTGTGCAGCAGACAG ATTGCTCAGAGGAAGACCAGAGAGATGTTCCAGCTGATGGAGAATCTCTATTATACTGTGACAGTAAATCCAGCAAGATTGTGGCTGAAGAACCATTTCTTCTGCAAAGACAAGCTCTCCCAAACATGCCTCCAGCCACTCCCCCACAGAGACCACCCAACTGTATCCCTCATGGGATTAAGGAGAAACTGGCTTCATGGGAAGGAGAAGAAGGTTCCCATCCATGGACAGTACAAGGCACAGACATATCTACTGACCCAAATAACACTTTCCTTTTCCATGAAatgaaagaggaggaggaggaggaggattcaTGGGAAGAAGGGAAAGATTCCGAGTACAGCATAGTTACAGTCACGGAGCCGATGGAGGAAACGCTTGATATGGACTTTGACCCAAATAAGTCTTTCTCTTCAGTGACTATTTCTGAACTGGAAACCACTACACACATTGGAGATGAAAGCCAGAAGGTCCATATGATTGGTCACAAAGATCTTGTGAGGCACCACAGAACCCAGACGGGGCAGAACCTGTTTGCTTGTTCCgtatgtgggaaatgtttcacaCAACGTGAAAAACTCATTGAGCATTTTAGGaatcacacgggggagaaaccgtTCGCTTGTGACGAGTGTGGCAAACGATTCACTCATCGTGCAAAACTGATGGGCCATCAAAGGACTCACaagggggagaaaccattcacctgctcACAATGTAAGAAATCCTTTGCCCGGCAGAACGAACTCAAGAGACACTTTAGGatccacacgggggagaaaccgtTCTCTTGCTCTGAATGTGGCAAGTGCTTTAAGCAGCGCTCGCACCTTGAGGTTCACTACAGGAtccacacgggagagaaacccatctcttgttctgaatgtggccAGTGCTTCGCCCGGCACACTGAACTCAACCGACACCTTATAACTCACACCGGCTATAAACCCTTCTCTTGTTCCATATGTGGCAAATGCTTTGGGCTTCGGAGCGGCCTCACAAGACACTTCAGAATTCACACTGGGGAGAATCAGAAATCTTGCTCAGTCTGTAACTGTCCAAACTCTGGGCCGGCTCTTATTAGCTGA
- the zfp1.S gene encoding oocyte zinc finger protein XlCOF7.1-like isoform X2, translated as MGISQEPTEPVMGNQDPDQLHETILTLTLEIIYLLTGEGYIVTKKSGDDMPLPQSCTDCMLGGACRHHVTSPTVAPPPGSVIQKENAKKILELMSNIIQLLTGEVAIRCEDVSLYFSLEEWQYLKGNKSRYREVIRGSVQQTDCSEEDQRDVPADGESLLYCDSKSSKIVAEEPFLLQRQALPNMPPATPPQRPPNCIPHGIKEKLASWEGEEGSHPWTVQGTDISTDPNNTFLFHEMKEEEEEEDSWEEGKDSEYSIVTVTEPMEETLDMDFDPNKSFSSVTISELETTTHIGDESQKVHMIGHKDLVRHHRTQTGQNLFACSVCGKCFTQREKLIEHFRNHTGEKPFACDECGKRFTHRAKLMGHQRTHKGEKPFTCSQCKKSFARQNELKRHFRIHTGEKPFSCSECGKCFKQRSHLEVHYRIHTGEKPISCSECGQCFARHTELNRHLITHTGYKPFSCSICGKCFGLRSGLTRHFRIHTGENQKSCSVCNCPNSGPALIS; from the exons ATGGGAATCTCCCAGGAACCCACTGAGCCAGTGATGGGGAACCAGGATCCAGATCAGCTGCATGAGACAATCCTGACTCTCACACTGGAGATTATCTacctgctgactggagag GGCTATATTGTTACAAAGAAGTCGGGTGATGACATGCCCCTCCCACAGAGCTGCACTGACTGTATGTTGGGAGGAGCCTGCAGGCACCATGTGACCAGCCCAACGGTGGCCCCTccccctggctccgtcatacagaaggaaaatgccaagaagatcctggaactgatgtccaacatcatccagctgctgactggagag GTTGCCATAAGGTGTGAGGACGTCTCCCTCTATTTCTCCTTGGAGGAGTggcagtatttaaaggggaacaagagCCGTTACAGGGAAGTGATAAGAGGAAGTGTGCAGCAGACAG ATTGCTCAGAGGAAGACCAGAGAGATGTTCCAGCTGATGGAGAATCTCTATTATACTGTGACAGTAAATCCAGCAAGATTGTGGCTGAAGAACCATTTCTTCTGCAAAGACAAGCTCTCCCAAACATGCCTCCAGCCACTCCCCCACAGAGACCACCCAACTGTATCCCTCATGGGATTAAGGAGAAACTGGCTTCATGGGAAGGAGAAGAAGGTTCCCATCCATGGACAGTACAAGGCACAGACATATCTACTGACCCAAATAACACTTTCCTTTTCCATGAAatgaaagaggaggaggaggaggaggattcaTGGGAAGAAGGGAAAGATTCCGAGTACAGCATAGTTACAGTCACGGAGCCGATGGAGGAAACGCTTGATATGGACTTTGACCCAAATAAGTCTTTCTCTTCAGTGACTATTTCTGAACTGGAAACCACTACACACATTGGAGATGAAAGCCAGAAGGTCCATATGATTGGTCACAAAGATCTTGTGAGGCACCACAGAACCCAGACGGGGCAGAACCTGTTTGCTTGTTCCgtatgtgggaaatgtttcacaCAACGTGAAAAACTCATTGAGCATTTTAGGaatcacacgggggagaaaccgtTCGCTTGTGACGAGTGTGGCAAACGATTCACTCATCGTGCAAAACTGATGGGCCATCAAAGGACTCACaagggggagaaaccattcacctgctcACAATGTAAGAAATCCTTTGCCCGGCAGAACGAACTCAAGAGACACTTTAGGatccacacgggggagaaaccgtTCTCTTGCTCTGAATGTGGCAAGTGCTTTAAGCAGCGCTCGCACCTTGAGGTTCACTACAGGAtccacacgggagagaaacccatctcttgttctgaatgtggccAGTGCTTCGCCCGGCACACTGAACTCAACCGACACCTTATAACTCACACCGGCTATAAACCCTTCTCTTGTTCCATATGTGGCAAATGCTTTGGGCTTCGGAGCGGCCTCACAAGACACTTCAGAATTCACACTGGGGAGAATCAGAAATCTTGCTCAGTCTGTAACTGTCCAAACTCTGGGCCGGCTCTTATTAGCTGA
- the zfp1.S gene encoding oocyte zinc finger protein XlCOF7.1-like isoform X1 produces the protein MDQMGISQEPTEPVMGNQDPDQLHETILTLTLEIIYLLTGEGYIVTKKSGDDMPLPQSCTDCMLGGACRHHVTSPTVAPPPGSVIQKENAKKILELMSNIIQLLTGEVAIRCEDVSLYFSLEEWQYLKGNKSRYREVIRGSVQQTDCSEEDQRDVPADGESLLYCDSKSSKIVAEEPFLLQRQALPNMPPATPPQRPPNCIPHGIKEKLASWEGEEGSHPWTVQGTDISTDPNNTFLFHEMKEEEEEEDSWEEGKDSEYSIVTVTEPMEETLDMDFDPNKSFSSVTISELETTTHIGDESQKVHMIGHKDLVRHHRTQTGQNLFACSVCGKCFTQREKLIEHFRNHTGEKPFACDECGKRFTHRAKLMGHQRTHKGEKPFTCSQCKKSFARQNELKRHFRIHTGEKPFSCSECGKCFKQRSHLEVHYRIHTGEKPISCSECGQCFARHTELNRHLITHTGYKPFSCSICGKCFGLRSGLTRHFRIHTGENQKSCSVCNCPNSGPALIS, from the exons GGACCAAATGGGAATCTCCCAGGAACCCACTGAGCCAGTGATGGGGAACCAGGATCCAGATCAGCTGCATGAGACAATCCTGACTCTCACACTGGAGATTATCTacctgctgactggagag GGCTATATTGTTACAAAGAAGTCGGGTGATGACATGCCCCTCCCACAGAGCTGCACTGACTGTATGTTGGGAGGAGCCTGCAGGCACCATGTGACCAGCCCAACGGTGGCCCCTccccctggctccgtcatacagaaggaaaatgccaagaagatcctggaactgatgtccaacatcatccagctgctgactggagag GTTGCCATAAGGTGTGAGGACGTCTCCCTCTATTTCTCCTTGGAGGAGTggcagtatttaaaggggaacaagagCCGTTACAGGGAAGTGATAAGAGGAAGTGTGCAGCAGACAG ATTGCTCAGAGGAAGACCAGAGAGATGTTCCAGCTGATGGAGAATCTCTATTATACTGTGACAGTAAATCCAGCAAGATTGTGGCTGAAGAACCATTTCTTCTGCAAAGACAAGCTCTCCCAAACATGCCTCCAGCCACTCCCCCACAGAGACCACCCAACTGTATCCCTCATGGGATTAAGGAGAAACTGGCTTCATGGGAAGGAGAAGAAGGTTCCCATCCATGGACAGTACAAGGCACAGACATATCTACTGACCCAAATAACACTTTCCTTTTCCATGAAatgaaagaggaggaggaggaggaggattcaTGGGAAGAAGGGAAAGATTCCGAGTACAGCATAGTTACAGTCACGGAGCCGATGGAGGAAACGCTTGATATGGACTTTGACCCAAATAAGTCTTTCTCTTCAGTGACTATTTCTGAACTGGAAACCACTACACACATTGGAGATGAAAGCCAGAAGGTCCATATGATTGGTCACAAAGATCTTGTGAGGCACCACAGAACCCAGACGGGGCAGAACCTGTTTGCTTGTTCCgtatgtgggaaatgtttcacaCAACGTGAAAAACTCATTGAGCATTTTAGGaatcacacgggggagaaaccgtTCGCTTGTGACGAGTGTGGCAAACGATTCACTCATCGTGCAAAACTGATGGGCCATCAAAGGACTCACaagggggagaaaccattcacctgctcACAATGTAAGAAATCCTTTGCCCGGCAGAACGAACTCAAGAGACACTTTAGGatccacacgggggagaaaccgtTCTCTTGCTCTGAATGTGGCAAGTGCTTTAAGCAGCGCTCGCACCTTGAGGTTCACTACAGGAtccacacgggagagaaacccatctcttgttctgaatgtggccAGTGCTTCGCCCGGCACACTGAACTCAACCGACACCTTATAACTCACACCGGCTATAAACCCTTCTCTTGTTCCATATGTGGCAAATGCTTTGGGCTTCGGAGCGGCCTCACAAGACACTTCAGAATTCACACTGGGGAGAATCAGAAATCTTGCTCAGTCTGTAACTGTCCAAACTCTGGGCCGGCTCTTATTAGCTGA